Part of the Sphingobacterium sp. LZ7M1 genome, TATGTCATGGGAAGATTCCCAGAAGGGGTAACCGTTGAGAAATTTAAAACAGATAATGCTTACTCCTATAGCTATATCAGTGAAACCGGTAGAAAAATGAATTTTGATTCCTTTAAGATTCCAAATAGCTACATCACCGATGCGGTCAACGTATCTGCAAAAACCACCTTTGCATGGTTGGTGACCGATAGTTCATTGGATATGGGCTGGACCTACGCAAGCCAAGCTTTAGGCGATGATACGCGTTACGGTAAATCGGTAATCAGAAAGACGATCGGAAACTTGGAAAATGGTAAACCTTATTTGAAGGATACCAATAATTCCTCCGAAGATTTTATGCCTTCCTCAAAAGCACTATTGCTACCATAACATGTTAAGGTACTTATCCACGGTTGTTTTATGCTGCTGTTTTGCTTCTATTAGCAAAGCACAGGATTCCCTGAGCGTAAATTCTTTGGGGATCAAGGAACGTATGGATATCAGCAGGACTTTCCGTAATACTTTATATGAAAGTCCTGCATTAAGACCCTTCCAATACCAACAGTCGTTAACTCCTATTGAACTGTCTTATTTCTCCGACAATAAGGATCGATATACCCTGCAAAGGGGATCCGGAGACCAAGGATTTAGATTCAATACCGAGTCTTACCAAAAAGAAGCTTTTCCCAATATCACCCTTTGGGGAGAGGCTAGCTACGAGAGCAAGAAAATCCAAGACCTCAAGTTCAATGAAACTTCGGATTTTGAGGTCGTGTTCCCGTATTTAACCGCTGACTCTGTAGGTGGCGACCTCAATTCAGAGATGTACCAATTTTCTGGAGGTATGGCCAAAGAGATTGGAAAATGGGTCATCGGGGGAGAAGCTGGCTACAGAGCCAATCTTTCCCATCGTAAAGTGGACCCAAGACCAGAGAACAACAGTAGCAACCTCCATGTTGGATTGGGAGCTTCTTACCAAATCCTACCGCAGTATCTGTTGAGTGCTAACCTGGGATATCAATTCTATAAACAAAGCAACAAATTAACCTTCCTGAGAGAACTGGGGAAACCGCCAGTATATTATATGAATGGATTAGGAGCATATAATAAATTGCTTTCAGGCTTATCTAGTGAAAGTGATGACATCCTATATGAGATGAATGGGTTTGACGGAAAGATTTCCTTCCTTCCCAGATCAGAACATGGTTTTTTTATTGAAGCAGGTTTATCTCAAAAGAATGGTAATCGAAAATTATCCGCATCCCGTAGAAATGCCAATGATTGGACTGACCAGATCATCTCTGGAAAAATCGGCTATCTCCATAGAACAAAGGATTGGAAATACGGTGGAAATGCCTCCATGGAGTTGCAAACCAGAAAAGGAGTCGAAAGCCTATTCCATAATGATGGATCTTCCCAGGGTCTTATTAAGATTTCTGAAATATCTTCTTACCGCTATTATCATTTCAGTTACCACCTCGAGGCAATTGTAGGAAAAGCAGACTGGACCATTAAGCCTTATGCGGATTTTACCCAATTTAAGGAACAATATGTCAACCCTTTCAGTGAACAACTGGCTGATATGCTGAATATTGGCGTTGAGGGGCAGTATTTATGGGATTTAAAGAGCGGTTTATTTGGAATTAGTTTAAATTTGCAGAAGCAGAAACTGTTGAAAAGCAGATCCCAGTTCAATGGTGTCAAGCAAGGGACTGGAATTGCGGATATGCTGCAAGAGAACTATAACTACCTAACAGCCGAACCTTTCTCCATCGGAGCTCGTGCAAGGTATGATTTTGTAGCAGCAAAGCAGATCAAACCTTTTGTGCAGGCAGAGGCGCTTTCGGCTACTGAAATAAAACAGAAGTATTATTCGTTGACCATAGGGTTGATGTTTTAGAGTTAGAGATGAAAAAAGTATTAGCGATCGGGTTTATTTTGGGAATGTGCATTCTGAGCACAGCTTTTCTGAGTGATAAAGGGATTCAAGATTTGCGAAGCCTTTACAGCAAGCCAATCAGTGAGTGGCCAAAACCAACCATTGACTCTGGCGTGAAATATGAAGAGTTCAAATCTCTTCCAAAAATCGATACCAGCTATTTTTCCTTAATGGAACAGCCTAAGGTGAAACTGGGCAAGTTCCTTTTCTTTGACCCTATCCTATCGGGTTCGAACCAGATTTCATGCAGCTCTTGCCATAATCCCCAAACGTACTTTGGAGACCATTCCACCGTACCTGTAGGGCATGACCATCTCGTTGGAAATAGAAATTCCATTTCCTTGATGAATGTTGGCGAGCGCAAAACCATGTTTTGGGACGGTAGAGCCCATTCCCTTGAAGAACAAGCGCTGAGCCCAATTGAAGCACATAATGAAATGGCCATGGACCTGACTAAACTGGTCCCTAAACTGAAAGCTATCCCCGAATACAAAAAACTATTCAAAGAGGCTTTTGGCGATGAGGATTTCTCAATGCCTGAAATCATGAGCGCCCTTGCTACCTTCCAACGCACGATTACAAGTAAAAGAAGTAGGTTTGACGAATTCTTAGATGGAAAATACGAGGCCTTGAATGATGATGAGATTGCAGGATTGCACTTGTTCCGTACCAAAGCCCGCTGTATGAACTGCCATAACGGGCAGTACTTTACGGACGAAGATTTTCATAATATCGGACTGACCTATTACAAAAGAAAATATGAGGATTTAGGGCGTTATGAAGTGACCAAAGACCCTAAAGATGTCGGAAAGTTCAGAACACCATCCTTGAGAGATGTAATGAATACGAATCCTTGGATGCATAATGGTCTGTTCGATAATATTATCGGTGTGATCAATATGTATAACTCTGGGATGGCCATGAACAACCCTAGAAATGCAGAACAGGAGGCGGATCCGATGCACCCTAGGATTGACCCATTGATGAAGAAACTGGATCTGAGCAAAGAGGAAATCCGTCAGGTTGCCGCATTTTTGGACGCGATAACGGCCACTAAATATCGCATGCCGAGACCTGAAAAATTACCGCGATAATATTGTAACTATTTCATAAGAAATCGTTTTTCTTTGGATTAGAGGGCTCATTTTCATGAGTTTTGCCTAACTTTGGAGGTTATGCAAAAAACTGCTATTCATACTCCAAAAACCCATATCCAAATAAAAGGCGCCCGTGTCAACAATCTGAAGAATATCGATGTCGATATTCCTAAAAACCAACTTGTTGTCATTACAGGGATGTCAGGATCCGGAAAATCTTCCCTCGCATTCGATACACTTTATGCTGAAGGCCAACGCCGGTATGTAGAAAGCTTGTCTTCCTATGCCAGACAGTTTATGGGCCGTATGAACAAGCCTGATGTAGACTACATCAAAGGCATTGCTCCGGCTATCGCGATCGAGCAAAAGGTCATCTCAAGTAATCCCAGATCTACTGTGGGAACCTCCACCGAGATCTACGATTACCTTAAATTGTTGTTCGCAAGAATTGGAAAGACCATTTCGCCAGTTTCTGGAGAAGTAGTGAGCAAAGATACCGTCAGCTCCATTGTGGATAAACTGTCGGCCTATCACGATGACACAACCATCACCATTTATAGCCCCCTTATCCCTAGTAATAACAGAAAACTGAAGGAAGAACTTTCACTTTTGCTGCAAAAGGGATTTGTCCGTGTAAAATACAACGATTCCATCCATAAGATCGAAACCATCATTGAAGATAAAGCGGTATCCAACGCCAACTTTAAGGAAGGAGAAGTCTATATCGTGATCGATAGGGTTCGCTTGGACCATGAAGATGATACCATCAATCGTCTCGCCGATTCTGTACAAACCGCTTATTTCGAAGGAAAGGGTGAATGTGAGATTCAGGTTGATGAGGAACTGTTTCATTTTTCAGACAAGTTTGAGCTTGATGGAATAACCTTTGAAGAGCCTACCCCAAACTTTTTCAGTTTCAATAATCCTTATGGGGCATGTAAACGTTGTGAAGGCTATGGAAAGATCATTGGTATCGATCCAGATCTAGTCATTCCAGATAAAAGCCGCTCGATATTCGATGGAGCCATTGCTCCTTGGCGCGGCGAGAAAATGGGCGCGTGGTTGGATAAATTGGTGCGTACGGCCATAAAATTTGATTTTCCTATCCATCGTGCCTATAGTGACCTGACCAAGGCTCAACAAGAGTTACTTTGGAAAGGAAATAAATATTTTAGGGGCTTGAACGATTTCTTTGCGGAATTGGAAGAGCAGACCTATAAGATCCAATATAGGGTGATGCTCTCCAGATATCGGGGGAAAACCGACTGTCCTGAATGTAAAGGGACCAGACTGCGTAAGGATGCATCTTATGTAAAGATCAATGGACATTCCATTACCGATGTGGTTTTGTTGCCTCTAAGTGAAGCTTTGGAGCTGTTCC contains:
- a CDS encoding DUF6850 family outer membrane beta-barrel protein, whose translation is MLRYLSTVVLCCCFASISKAQDSLSVNSLGIKERMDISRTFRNTLYESPALRPFQYQQSLTPIELSYFSDNKDRYTLQRGSGDQGFRFNTESYQKEAFPNITLWGEASYESKKIQDLKFNETSDFEVVFPYLTADSVGGDLNSEMYQFSGGMAKEIGKWVIGGEAGYRANLSHRKVDPRPENNSSNLHVGLGASYQILPQYLLSANLGYQFYKQSNKLTFLRELGKPPVYYMNGLGAYNKLLSGLSSESDDILYEMNGFDGKISFLPRSEHGFFIEAGLSQKNGNRKLSASRRNANDWTDQIISGKIGYLHRTKDWKYGGNASMELQTRKGVESLFHNDGSSQGLIKISEISSYRYYHFSYHLEAIVGKADWTIKPYADFTQFKEQYVNPFSEQLADMLNIGVEGQYLWDLKSGLFGISLNLQKQKLLKSRSQFNGVKQGTGIADMLQENYNYLTAEPFSIGARARYDFVAAKQIKPFVQAEALSATEIKQKYYSLTIGLMF
- a CDS encoding cytochrome-c peroxidase, coding for MKKVLAIGFILGMCILSTAFLSDKGIQDLRSLYSKPISEWPKPTIDSGVKYEEFKSLPKIDTSYFSLMEQPKVKLGKFLFFDPILSGSNQISCSSCHNPQTYFGDHSTVPVGHDHLVGNRNSISLMNVGERKTMFWDGRAHSLEEQALSPIEAHNEMAMDLTKLVPKLKAIPEYKKLFKEAFGDEDFSMPEIMSALATFQRTITSKRSRFDEFLDGKYEALNDDEIAGLHLFRTKARCMNCHNGQYFTDEDFHNIGLTYYKRKYEDLGRYEVTKDPKDVGKFRTPSLRDVMNTNPWMHNGLFDNIIGVINMYNSGMAMNNPRNAEQEADPMHPRIDPLMKKLDLSKEEIRQVAAFLDAITATKYRMPRPEKLPR